From Suncus etruscus isolate mSunEtr1 chromosome 6, mSunEtr1.pri.cur, whole genome shotgun sequence, one genomic window encodes:
- the TMEM125 gene encoding transmembrane protein 125 encodes MPAGMPRSSSRPALPPDVLAEQVELWWSQQPRRSALCFAMAVALVAGCGAGGVALLSSTSSRSGEWRLAVGTVLCLLALLVLVKQLMSSAVQDMNCIRQPHHVALLRSGGGADALVVLLSGLVLLVTGLTLAGLAAGPAPARPLTAMLSVGIALAASGSLLLLGLLLYQVGMSGHCPSICMTTPSTLREHSGHGSVYSVSGQLSAGRRQETTSSIASLI; translated from the coding sequence ATGCCTGCAGGAATGCCTCGAAGTTCCTCAAGACCAGCATTGCCCCCTGACGTGTTGGCCGAGCAGGTGGAGCTGTGGTGGTCCCAGCAGCCACGGCGCTCAGCACTCTGCTTCGCCATGGCCGTGGCTCTGGTGGCAGGCTGTGGGGCAGGCGGTGTGGCCCTGCTCTCCTCCACCAGCAGCCGCTCCGGGGAGTGGAGGCTGGCAGTGGGCACGGTGCTTTGCCTGCTGGCCCTGCTGGTCCTGGTGAAGCAGCTGATGAGCTCAGCCGTGCAGGATATGAACTGCATCCGCCAGCCGCATCATGTGGCCTTACTGCGCAGTGGCGGAGGAGCCGATGCCCTCGTGGTGCTGCTCAGTGGCCTGGTGCTGCTGGTCACTGGCCTCACCCTCGCTGGACTGGCTGCTGGCCCTGCTCCTGCCCGGCCACTGACTGCCATGCTGTCTGTGGGCATCGCCCTGGCTGCCTCTGGCTCACTCTTGCTGCTGGGCTTGCTGCTGTATCAGGTGGGCATGAGTGGACACTGCCCCTCCATCTGCATGACCACCCCCTCTACCCTCAGAGAACACAGTGGCCATGGCAGCGTCTACAGTGTCTCAGGACAGTTGTCTGCGGGCCGACGTCAGGAGACCACCTCCAGCATCGCCAGCCTCATCTGA